In Sander vitreus isolate 19-12246 chromosome 12, sanVit1, whole genome shotgun sequence, the following proteins share a genomic window:
- the LOC144527180 gene encoding uncharacterized protein LOC144527180 isoform X1, whose protein sequence is MSPAAAIHAQLASIMEVLANTAVAEICELVDSGYSVLQLEISRSRKENEVLRRKLRLMELRAARSSALRAAAANGSALLLANGRARAPLPAHHLGNGPRRSGTPGGEAARPRVSNPETLRCGNPDPPSSDSGLDPTQGTRAAAAGESATLTIAVIKVEDDHESWSQSEQDKDFCCVVDGQTAETEAPPPPTKQEVAEEDGAPSQPWVSGDVQETLNSSQKSETSAYDCLMYEPQLQHGSLATQNPLREDPGCSYTLNAGASASAATDLGGSSFPFPVSEQAAGLHNSQQRAPPPADGPQLPARKETTGRPDAFLRRDKWRPRDGVGHSRAEDGSGGGKSFVCNFCGKSLACLKNLKTHMRVHTGEKPFVCALCGKRFSDSSNLKRHQSVHTGEKRYGCVHCGKRFAQSGSLKVHMTVHTECKQFRCSFCGKTFISGSHLRRHVTVHAAEKQFAPTIQ, encoded by the exons ATGTCTCCGGCCGCTGCCATCCACGCGCAGCTCGCCTCCATCATGGAGGTGCTGGCCAACACGGCGGTGGCGGAGATCTGCGAGCTCGTGGACAGCGGCTACTCGGTGCTGCAGCTCGAGATCTCCCGGAGCCGCAAAGAGAACGAGGTTCTGCGGAGAAAACTGCGGCTCATGGAGCTCCGGGCCGCACGTTCGAGCGCCCTGCGAGCCGCCGCCGCCAACGGCTCCGCgctgctgctagctaacggCCGCGCTCGAGCTCCACTACCTGCTCATCACCTGGGAAACGGGCCAAGGCGGAGCGGGACGCCTGGAG GTGAGGCAGCGCGGCCCAGAGTGTCCAACCCAGAGACTCTGCGGTGCGGAAACCCCGACCCTCCGTCCTCAGACTCTGGACTAGATCCCACCCAGGGGACG CGTGCAGCGGCTGCGGGGGAGTCGGCCACGCTGACCATCGCCGTGATCAAAGTGGAGGATGACCACGAGTCCTGGTCCCAGTCTGAGCAGGACA aAGACTTTTGTTGCGTTGTTGACGGACAGACGGCCGAGACAGAAGCCCCGCCCCCGCCGACCAAACAGGAAGTAGCAGAGGAAGACGGCGCTCCGTCTCAGCCGTGGGTGAGCGGGGACGTCCAAGAAACCCTGAACTCCAGCCAGAAGTCAGAAACCAGCGCTTATGACTGTCTGATGTACGAGCCGCAGCTCCAGCACGGCTCCCTCGCTACCCAGAATCCTTTGAGGGAGGATCCCGGCTGCTCGTACACGTTGAACGCTGGTGCGAGTGCTTCCGCTGCGACTGATTTAGGCGGCAGCAGCTTCCCTTTTCCCGTCAGTGAG CAGGCTGCAGGTCTCCACAACAGCCAGCAGAGGGCGCCCCCACCTGCAGACGGGCCGCAGCTTCCCGCGAGGAAAGAGACGACGGGAAGACCCGACGCGTTCCTCAGAAGGGACAAATGGCGACCTCGGGACGGCGTCGGTCACAGCAGGGCGGAGGACGGCAGCGGCGGCGGGAAGTCGTTTGTCTGTAACTTCTGCGGGAAAAGTCTGGCGTGCCTGAAGAACCTGAAGACCCACATGAGGGTCCACACGGGCGAGAAGCCGTTTGTCTGCGCGCTCTGCGGCAAGCGCTTCTCCGACTCCAGCAACCTGAAGCGCCACCAGAGCGTCCACACCGGAGAGAAGCGCTACGGCTGCGTGCACTGCGGGAAGCGCTTCGCCCAGTCGGGCTCGCTGAAGGTGCACATGACCGTCCACACGGAGTGCAAACAGTTCAGGTGTTCCTTCTGCGGGAAAACGTTCATCTCGGGCAGCCACCTGCGGCGCCACGTCACCGTGCACGCCGCGGAGAAACAGTTCGCGCCAACGATCCAGTGA
- the LOC144527181 gene encoding uncharacterized protein LOC144527181: MAALVLTNKALHAQLSVVMGALTKAAVAEICAVVDEGYAALQMEISRSHRENEDLKKKLHLIESIVVRADRRGKAAAEPGFVPAAESAQNAETPQQRRDSEGGDTAAAAAGGDGGGVVLLQEELPDVVLIKDEDSDSNDSFDEDNRTPADAGTAAARACVTSMAVGRGMKRHWPGCEEADRKSSSEPLAPKAGAAAQRQSATVFTLDAPRSEPGCSGQLAGAETEAGDSSLGSSYSVQMDPDVQLLHPSANRQTYFGNGALIKSQSPTSRAELDLSLTWTKQPKTLLTFAHFNPNENMDVGDAFGLKMVNVSGSAAPDGQLSEGSNSAFEYDDCDVANFPPYGDQTGGGPPPLCNGQPGSRARRYVCAICAKTYATSQNLDVHMRIHTGQRPFSCAQCGKKFTQSAHLKSHLSVHSGERPYVCTFCSRSFIVKYSLKLHMKKCHPDA; this comes from the exons ATGGCGGCTTTGGTTTTAACCAACAAAGCTCTTCACGCGCAGCTGTCCGTCGTCATGGGAGCGCTGACCAAAGCGGCGGTGGCGGAGATATGCGCGGTGGTGGACGAAGGCTACGCGGCGCTGCAGATGGAGATCTCGCGGAGCCACCGGGAGAACGAGGACCTGAAGAAGAAGCTTCACCTTATAGAGTCCATAGTGGTCCGCGCGGACAGGCGCGGGAAGGCTGCGGCGGAACCGGGATTTGTACCGGCCGCGGAGAGCGCACAGAACGCGGAAACACCGCAGCAGCGGCGGGACAGTGAGGGCGGAGacaccgctgctgctgctgctggaggggATGGAGGAGGTGTGGTGCTGCTGCAGGAggag CTTCCAGACGTGGTGTTAATCAAAGACGAAGACTCGGACAGTAACGACAGCTTTGAcgaag ATAACAGAACGCCCGCTGACGCAGGGACAGCTGCAGCCAGAGCGTGCGTCACGTCGATGGCCGTCGGCCGCGGAATGAAAAGACACTGGCCAGGGTGCGAAGAGGCGGACAGGAAGTCGTCCTCCGAGCCGCTCGCACCGAAGGCCGGGGCGGCGGCTCAGAGGCAGAGCGCGACTGTCTTCACGCTGGACGCTCCTCGCAGCGAGCCGGGCTGCTCCGGCCAGCTCGCCGGTGCCGAGACGGAGGCTGGCGATTCGTCACTTGGGTCCTCTTACTCCGTGCAGATGGACCCGGACGTCCAGCTGCTCCACCCGAGCGCAAACAGACAAACGTACTTCGGCAACGGCGCCCTGATCAAGTCCCAGTCTCCCACAAGCAGAGCGGAACTAGATCTCAGCCTGACGTGGACGAAACAGCCGAAAACCCTTCTGACTTTTGCTCACTTCAACCCCAACGAGAACATGGACGTGGGCGACGCTTTCGGGCTCAAGATGGTCAACGTGAGCGGCTCGGCCGCCCCAGACGGCCAGCTGTCCGAGGGCAGCAACTCCGCGTTTGAGTACGACGACTGCGACGTGGCGAACTTCCCGCCGTACGGGGACCAAACCGGTGGAGGACCCCCGCCGCTCTGCAACGGGCAACCGGGCAGCCGCGCCAGGCGCTACGTGTGCGCCATCTGCGCCAAGACGTACGCCACGTCCCAGAACCTGGACGTTCACATGCGGATCCACACGGGCCAGCGGCCGTTCAGCTGCGCCCAGTGCGGAAAGAAGTTCACCCAGTCGGCGCACCTCAAGTCGCACCTGAGCGTGCACTCGGGCGAGCGGCCCTACGTGTGCACGTTCTGCTCCCGGAGCTTCATCGTCAAGTACAGCCTCAAGTTACACATGAAGAAATGTCATCCTGACGCGTGA
- the LOC144527180 gene encoding uncharacterized protein LOC144527180 isoform X2 yields MSPAAAIHAQLASIMEVLANTAVAEICELVDSGYSVLQLEISRSRKENEVLRRKLRLMELRAARSSALRAAAANGSALLLANGRARAPLPAHHLGNGPRRSGTPGGEAARPRVSNPETLRCGNPDPPSSDSGLDPTQGTRAAAAGESATLTIAVIKVEDDHESWSQSEQDNFCCVVDGQTAETEAPPPPTKQEVAEEDGAPSQPWVSGDVQETLNSSQKSETSAYDCLMYEPQLQHGSLATQNPLREDPGCSYTLNAGASASAATDLGGSSFPFPVSEQAAGLHNSQQRAPPPADGPQLPARKETTGRPDAFLRRDKWRPRDGVGHSRAEDGSGGGKSFVCNFCGKSLACLKNLKTHMRVHTGEKPFVCALCGKRFSDSSNLKRHQSVHTGEKRYGCVHCGKRFAQSGSLKVHMTVHTECKQFRCSFCGKTFISGSHLRRHVTVHAAEKQFAPTIQ; encoded by the exons ATGTCTCCGGCCGCTGCCATCCACGCGCAGCTCGCCTCCATCATGGAGGTGCTGGCCAACACGGCGGTGGCGGAGATCTGCGAGCTCGTGGACAGCGGCTACTCGGTGCTGCAGCTCGAGATCTCCCGGAGCCGCAAAGAGAACGAGGTTCTGCGGAGAAAACTGCGGCTCATGGAGCTCCGGGCCGCACGTTCGAGCGCCCTGCGAGCCGCCGCCGCCAACGGCTCCGCgctgctgctagctaacggCCGCGCTCGAGCTCCACTACCTGCTCATCACCTGGGAAACGGGCCAAGGCGGAGCGGGACGCCTGGAG GTGAGGCAGCGCGGCCCAGAGTGTCCAACCCAGAGACTCTGCGGTGCGGAAACCCCGACCCTCCGTCCTCAGACTCTGGACTAGATCCCACCCAGGGGACG CGTGCAGCGGCTGCGGGGGAGTCGGCCACGCTGACCATCGCCGTGATCAAAGTGGAGGATGACCACGAGTCCTGGTCCCAGTCTGAGCAGGACA ACTTTTGTTGCGTTGTTGACGGACAGACGGCCGAGACAGAAGCCCCGCCCCCGCCGACCAAACAGGAAGTAGCAGAGGAAGACGGCGCTCCGTCTCAGCCGTGGGTGAGCGGGGACGTCCAAGAAACCCTGAACTCCAGCCAGAAGTCAGAAACCAGCGCTTATGACTGTCTGATGTACGAGCCGCAGCTCCAGCACGGCTCCCTCGCTACCCAGAATCCTTTGAGGGAGGATCCCGGCTGCTCGTACACGTTGAACGCTGGTGCGAGTGCTTCCGCTGCGACTGATTTAGGCGGCAGCAGCTTCCCTTTTCCCGTCAGTGAG CAGGCTGCAGGTCTCCACAACAGCCAGCAGAGGGCGCCCCCACCTGCAGACGGGCCGCAGCTTCCCGCGAGGAAAGAGACGACGGGAAGACCCGACGCGTTCCTCAGAAGGGACAAATGGCGACCTCGGGACGGCGTCGGTCACAGCAGGGCGGAGGACGGCAGCGGCGGCGGGAAGTCGTTTGTCTGTAACTTCTGCGGGAAAAGTCTGGCGTGCCTGAAGAACCTGAAGACCCACATGAGGGTCCACACGGGCGAGAAGCCGTTTGTCTGCGCGCTCTGCGGCAAGCGCTTCTCCGACTCCAGCAACCTGAAGCGCCACCAGAGCGTCCACACCGGAGAGAAGCGCTACGGCTGCGTGCACTGCGGGAAGCGCTTCGCCCAGTCGGGCTCGCTGAAGGTGCACATGACCGTCCACACGGAGTGCAAACAGTTCAGGTGTTCCTTCTGCGGGAAAACGTTCATCTCGGGCAGCCACCTGCGGCGCCACGTCACCGTGCACGCCGCGGAGAAACAGTTCGCGCCAACGATCCAGTGA